Genomic window (Thermanaeromonas sp. C210):
TTAAAGGACGATATGGTCATCGACGTACTCTTCTACCAGGGTGAAACCCTGGGCATCGAACTGCCCAACTTTGTGGAGCTGAAGGTAGTGGAGACCGAGCCCGGGATCAAGGGCGATACCGCTTCCGGCGGCTCCAAGACGGCGGTGGTGGAAACGGGAGCCGTAGTTCAGGTGCCCCTCTTCGTGGAAGTGGGCGATGTCATAAGAATCGATACGCGGACGGGAGCATATATTGAGAGGGTCTAGGGAAAGGTAAATTAATAATAAAGAGGAAGGGGTGCCTTAACGTGAAGGATTTGCGCAGACGCGTGGCGTACCTTCAGGGACTGGTAGCCGGGCTCCAACTGGAGGACAATAAGGAAGGGCGTGTACTGAAGGAAATTATATCCCTGCTGGAGGACATTACCGAGGCTATCCACGACCTGCACGAGGACTACGAAGAACTGGAAGAGTACCTGGAGGACATTGACGAGGACCTCTACGACCTGGAAAGGGAAGCCTATGCCGATGACTTGGAGGAGGAAGAAGACGAAGGAGAGGAAGACGAAGAGGGCGATTACGTAGAGGTTGAGTGTCCCCAATGCCACGAAATCGTGTGTTTCGACGCCGACGTCCTCGATGATGAGGAGGTAGTGGAGGTTACCTGCCCTAATTGTAACGCCGTTGTTTTTGTAAATGAGGAGGACAAAGGAGAACCTGCTGACCGGGAAAAGGGTGAGCAGGGCGATACCGAAGATATTTAAGCCGAGGCAGGCCGAAGGCGCCCCGGTCCCGACGGACCGGGGTTATTTTTTTGCATAAAATTGCCATGGGGGTAATAAGCATTATTGCAGGGAGGTAGGAAAATTTGACTACTTGCCGACCCCCATGGTCTGAAACTCCTCCTGCCCCCGCAGGGGTAGCCGAAGTACTTGATATCTTACCCCCTCACCTGAAAGAGATCCTTTTTAAACTGCCCCGGGCCCTGCAGGAGAGCCTGGAGGAAATACGCCTGCGTTCCAACCGGCCCCTGCATGTGCGCTGGTTGGGCGGGGAAGGATGGATCGACGTCCGGGGGAAGCCCACGGCCGTGGCGGGCGAAGCCTACCAGGTAAAGCCCCAGGACCTCCGGCATGCGGTACAAGCCCTGACGGACAACTCCCTGTACGCCTGGGAAAACGAGTTGCGTTCGGGGTACGTGACGGTTAAGGGAGGACACCGCGTGGGCCTGGTAGGCGAGGCAGTAGTGGAAAAAGGGGAAGTGCGCACCCTTAAGAACATCGGCGCCTTGAACATTCGCCTGGCCCGCAGCGTCGTAGGGTGTTCGCGTCCCCTGTTGCCCTACCTTATAAGGGAAAACGGCCGCCCTTATCATATTCTTTTGCTGTCTCCGCCCCGCTGCGGGAAAACCACCCTCCTCCGCGACCTGGTCCGCTCCTTTAGCATCGGAGTGCCCGAGCTGGGAATGCGGGGCCTGAATGTCGGGGTCGTGGACGAGCGGTCGGAAATAGCCGGCTGTTATCAAGGAATACCCCAGCTCGACGTGGGTCCCCGGACGGACGTACTGGACCGCTGCCCCAAGGTAAGCGGCCTTCTGATGCTCGTGCGTTCCATGGGGCCGGACGTCGTGGCCACCGATGAGGTGGGCCGGCCCGCCGAACTGGAAGCCCTCCAGGAGGTACTGCACAGCGGGGTCACCCTCCTGGCCAGTGTGCATGCGTCCACCTTGGAGGAATTAAAGGGGCGACCAGGCTGGACTCCCCTTTTGGAACAGGGGGTCTGGGAGCGCCTGGTGGTCCTGGGCCGCAGTCTGGGCCCAGGTACCGTAGAAGCCGTCCTTAGTGGGAAGGACGGCAGGCCTGTTTTGGTGGGGCCCTTAAGGCTGACGCCGGCGTCGGTCAACGTTGGGGGGAAGAAGGTGTGCTGAAACTCACCGGCGCAGGACTGGTAATCTTAAGTTGCGGGTTTTTGGGCTTAGGCCTTGCGCAGGCCTATTTCACACGCCCCCGGGAACTGCGCACCTTAAGTGCCGCTTTGAAGATGCTGGAGACGGAGATTGTGTTCACGGCTACTCCCCTTCCCTTGGCCCTGGCCCGGATAAGCGGACGCCTGGAAGAGCCCGTGACCCTTCTTTTCCGGGTAACCGCCAGGCTTCTCCAGGAGGAGCGCGGTCTGCCGGCCGCCGAAGCCTGGGAGCAGGGGTTAGAGGCCCTACGGGAAAAGAGCTCCCTCACCCCTGCGGACCTGGATATCTTACGCGTTCTCGGCCAGGGATTGGGGGCCTCCGGCCGGGAAGACCAGGCCAAGAATCTGGAACTGGCGCGCCAGCACCTGCACCGGCAGCTGGCGGCCGCGGAAGAAGATGCCAACCGCCAGGGGAGAATGTGGCGTACCCTGGGGTTCCTCCTGGGTGCAGCCTTAGCGTTGCTAATGTGTTGAAGGGAGAGAAGGCCATGTTAGGCGTTGACGTCAGCTTAATTTTTCGCTTGGCGGCCTTGGCAATTATAATTACCATTTTTTACACCTTCTTAAAACAGGCGGGAAGGGATGAATATGCCTATATGACCCTGCTGGCCGGCCTGGCCATTGCCCTCCTCTGGGTTATACCGGTGATTATGGAACTGTTTAATGCCGTAAGGGCCGTATTCCAGCTTTATTAACGGGAGCGGCCCGCGGTACCACCCCACCGGAGGGAGCTGGAGGCCGTGGAGATCTTTCAAATTGTAGGCCTGGGACTTACCGCCACTTTGATCATAGTAGTCATCCGCCAGGCCCACGCCCTGGAGACCGCACTTCTAATAAGCCTGGTAGTCGGTGCGGTCATTTTCCTCCTGCTGGTGGACCGTATCGGCGCGGTCATCCGGGTTCTCACCGATCTTTCCGACCGCGCAGGTATCAACCGTTTTTACCTCACCACCGTGCTCAAAATCATCGGTATCGCCTACGTGGGTGAGTTCGGGGCCCAGGTTTGTCGGGATGCGGGAGAGAACGCAGTGGCTAGCAAGGTGGAGCTGGCGGCCAAGGTTCTGATCATGGTCCTGGCCATACCCATTATCGTGGCCATCTTGGAGAGCATTGTTAAACTGCTGCCCTGAGGACGGGAGAGGCGAAACGGTGAAAACCCGGATACTGCCCGTCGTCTTCTTTATAGCGTTTCTTCTTATATACCCTCTTCCCGGAGATGCCGAGGAGATAATCCCGGTGCTTAAGGAAGAAGAAAACCGGGTTGCTTCGGCCCTGGACAAGTACCTGGAAGAACAGGTGCAGTCGTTAAACATAGATAGCCTTGACCGGTACCTGCGGGAGCTCGAACGGGAAGTGGGGTACTATATGCCCTCTTTAAGCTGGAGCCAGGTATGGGAAAACCTCCGCCGGGGGGAACTGCCGGTCCACCCGACGGAGCTCATAGAGGGCCTGGGAAGGTATTTTTTGCGCGAGCTCTGGGCGGGGGTAAAACTCCTCAGTCAGCTGGTAATCCTGGCCGTGGCGGCCGCTGTGCTGCAGAATTTGCAGGCTTCCCTGGGGGGGAGCGCAGGAAGGCTCGCCCACGGCATCGTCTTCTTGGCTCTTGCCGGAATGGCCCTGGCGTCCTTTACCCTGGCCCTCCAGTCGGCCGGCCAGGCCATCGACCGTATGGTGAGTTTTTTCCAGTCCCTCTTACCCATGCTGGTAACCCTCCTGGCGGCCAGCGGAGGACTGACCAGTTCGAGTTTGCTCCACCCGGTGCTTCTCTACAGCCTAACTATAGCCAACACTTTGACGCGCAATACCATTTTCCCGCTGATTTATTGCGGGGCCGTCTTGGGAGTTGTAGGCCAGATTTCCGACCGCTTTCAGATCGGCCGGCTGGCCGGGCTCCTGCGGCAGTTGTCCCTGGCCCTTCTCAGCCTCATGTTGACCGTGTTCACGGGGGTGCTTTCGGTCTACGGTATTGCCGGCTCGGTAGTGGACGGGGTGGGTCTAAAGACAGCGGAATTTGCCACCTCTACTTTTGTTCCGGTGGTGGGCAAGATACTCTCCGATGCCGTAACCACCGTGGCCGGGACTACCCTCCTCCTAAAGAGCGCCGTGGGCTTGAGCGGGGTGATAGTGATCTCCTTTCTCGCCGCCTTTCCCATGATTAAGATCGTATCCCTGGCCCTGATCTTCAGGGTGGCCGCCGCTCTGGTCCAGCCCTTCGGAGAAGACCGGTTATCCGATGCTTTAGAAGGTATGGGCGGCGCCTTACTTCTTATATTTGCCTGTCTGATAGCCGTCGCCCTGATGTTTTACCTGGCCATTGGAGTGGTGGTCCTCTTGGGCAATGTGGTAGTAGCCCTCAGGGGGTAGGTGAGGTGTTTGCTACAGGTTATTGGGGAAATAGTGAGGCAGGTCGCCCTCATAGCCATTCTCGCCGGCCTTCTGGAAATGATGCTTCCCCAGCAGACCATGAACCGATACGTTCGCCTGGTCCTCGGACTTTTTGTTCTGGTAGCCATACTTTCTCCGCTGGCGGAAAAGTTCGGCCGGGGGCAAGCTTTAGAAGTAATGGCCTGGGATTTCCGCCCCGGCAGTATAGAGGAGAAGGTGGAGACCCTCGCCCCATCTTCCTCCTGGCAAGGGGCTCCCGGGGATGCGGCCATGGCAATATTTAGGGAAAGGTTGGGTAGCCAGATGCGGGCTCTGATCGCTTTCATCCCCGGTGTAAGGGAGGCCGAGGTCGAGGTGGAGGTGGAGGGAACGCCTGAAGACCTGGCGAGGGCAAAGATCAGTAGCGTGGAGGTAACTGTAGAATGGGAAAGTAGCGCACGGCCGGAGGAGGAGAAGCCGGCCGGGGGGACGGGCGAGGAAGGGTCTCACGTGGCCGGCCTGCCCGCCGCTCCTGCCACCGAGGAGGAACTGGTGGCCCGGATTAAACAGACCCTAGCCTTCTTCTACGGGCTCGATCCCGGGGTAATAACAGTACGAGGGAGGTGAAGGCTTTGGGTAGGGAAGATTTCTGGAAGGGCTTGCGGCTGCCGGGCAAGCCCCCCTGGTATTTATGGGTCGGGGTGGGGGTACTGGTTTTGGGGACCCTCTTTATCTCCATCAGCGATGTGTCCAATCCGGGCGACCTCAAGGGGACGGCGCCCCCTTCCAGTCCGGAGACGGCCGGACAGGAAGGTGCCCGCGGCGGCGAGCTCTTTACCACGGCCCGGGCCCTGGAGGCTGAGCTGGAAGGGATCCTGGAAAAGGTGGAAGGGGCGGGCCGGGTCAAAGTAAGCGTGTCTCTGGCGGCCACCCCGGTCAAAGAATATGCCACCAATACCAGGGAAGTTCAGCGGAGCACGGAGGAAAAGGACCAGTCGGGGGGCACCAGGGTGACTACCGAAACCGATGAGGACGGCCAGCTCGTCTTGGCCCGTACCAGCACGTTACAGGGGGAAGAACCCGTGGTAGTGCGGGAATCCAGGCCGGAGATCCAGGGTGTAGTAGTGGTGGCCGAGGGGGGGAGCGACCCTTATGTGCGGCTACGGCTGATGGAGGCCGTCAGGACGCTGTGGGCTCTGGCTCCCCACCAGGTCGAGGTTTTACCCATGCAGAATTAGAGACCAAGTATTAAACCTTGGGGGAGGATAAAGGGAAAGATGCGGAAGATCAAAATAAACGATAAAATGCGGGTCCTGATCGCCTTGGTATTAACCTTCGGAGTTCTGGCTTACCTGGTGCAGGGTGAACAGGAGATGGCCAAACCCGGGGGGACGGGGCTGCCTTCCGAGGGGCCGGCGCAACAGGCGGCCGAGGAGTCTGCCGCAGGCGCCGCCGCAAGTGCCGGTTCCTCGTCTACTTCCGAGGATTGGAACATAAAGGCGGAAGAAATTCTGGAAGATGCCGCCAACAAGGCCGGAAAGGGCGACGCGGCCTTCTTTGTAGAGTATCGCCTGGAACGGGACCGCCGCCGCAGCCAACAGATCGAGCTCTTGAAGCAGATTGTAGATAATCCCAACGCCACCGGAGAAGGGAAACAGGAAGCCCAAAAACGCCTGGTGGACCTAACCCAGCAGATGGACCTGGAGCTCCAGTTGGAAAAACTAATCGTAGCCAAGGGATACCAGGAAGCAGCCGTCTTTATTCAACCCAATGCAGTCAATGTTATCGTCATGGCCGACCAGTTCACCGCGGAGGACGCCTACAAAATAGGCGATCTGGTTTCCCGTTCCACGGGGCGGCCCCGGGAGCAGATCAGCATTATACCCCGGCAATAGACAATGGGTGAACAACCTTCCCCGGGTCTTAGAGCTCCGCAGAAGGCTTTCTGCGAAACCGTGAGAAACGTAAACCTTTGACGAGCGGCCATGACCGGGAGGACCCCCGGACGGCTCCAGTTCCGTTAAAGGAGCGACCGCAAAAGAGCCCCCGCCTTTCGGGGGCTCTTTTGCGGTGGGTAAGGGGAGGGACGAAGGGAAGGGTGAAGGGGAAATTCCCTTTGGATGCCCGCTAGGTCTAGGGGCCAAATATAATGTATACATATACAGCATATCTTGCTTGGGGAAAGGGCGTTTCTATATAATAAGGCATAGTGTACACGCCGATCGGCGGGCCTTGGGGCGGGGGTTTAAGAAAGACTTTAAAAAAGGAGGGGGTAACCGGGTTGGCCGGAGTAAGGATTACCGATACTACCCTTCGCGACGGGCACCAGAGCTTATGGGCTACGCGCATGTCCCTCCAGGATATGTTGCCCATCCTGGAAAAGCTGGATAGCGTAGGCTACCACTCCCTGGAGGTGTGGGGCGGCGCCACCTTCGATGTATGCCTGCGTTATTTAGATGAAGATCCATGGGAGCGCCTGCGTACTATAAAAAGATACGTCAAGCGTACCCCCCTTCAGATGCTCCTCCGCGGTCAATCGCTAGTAGGCTACCAGCATTACCCGGATGATGTAGTGGCCGCCTTTATCGGTAGGTCGGTGGCCAATGGCATAGATATCATCCGCATTTTCGACGCCCTGAACGACCTGCGCAACATGGAAGTACCTATTCGGGTGGCCAAAAAGGAAGGTGCCCACGTCCAGGGTACTGTAGTGTATACCATTAGCCCCGTTCATACCACGGAACACTACTTGCAGGTGGCCCGGGAGCTGGAGGGCATGGGGGTAGACTCCATATGCATAAAGGATATGGCGGGGCTGCTTACGCCCTTTGCGGCCTATGAGTTGGTAAAGTTATTCAAGGAAAATCTGAAGGTACCCGTACAGCTCCACAGCCACTATATAGGGGGTTTGGCCCTGGGTGCCTATTTGGAGGCCGCGCGGGCCGGGGTGGATGTGGTGGATACGGCCTCGGTGCCCCTGGCCTTCGGCGCCTCACAGCCGCCGGTGGAGACCATCGTGCGGGCCCTGGCGGGAACGCCCTATGACACCGGACTCGACCTCCACCTGCTTTTTGAGATAGCCAAGTACTTTGATGACCTTCGCCGGGAGCTGGGCTACGAGCGAGGAGTAACCCGCATAACCGATATGTGGGTGTTTCAACACCAGGTACCTGGCGGCATGATATCCAACCTGGTGAACCAGCTTAAAGAACAGAAGGCCGCCCACCGGATTAACGAGGTACTGGAGGAGATACCCCGGGTCCGGGCCGAACTGGGATATCCTCCTCTGGTCACCCCCACCAGCCAGATAGTGGGCATCCAGGCCGTTCTTAACGTACTCCTGGGCGAGAGGTATAAAGTGGTACCTGAAGAGGTTAAGAATTATGTAAGGGGTCTCTATGGCCGCCCGCCCGCGCCCATCAGCGAGGAAATAAAGCGCCGGGTCATCGGCGATGAGGAGCCGGTAGAGGGCCGGCCGGCCGATTACCTGGAACCGCGCATGGAAGAGGCGCGGCGGGAAATCGGGGATCTGGCCGAGAGTGAAGAAGATGTAGTTTCATATGCCCTGTTTCCCCAGGTGGCCCGCAAGTTCCTGGAGAACAGGAGGGCAGGGAAGCTTAACCCCGGACGGCGTCCTGTACTACAGCAAGGGGTTAAGGTTAACAAGGAGGTGAAGGCCGGCATGGACTTAAAGGAGATTACCCAGCTCATCAAGGCCCTGGAGGAAACCGGCGTAACCGAGCTCAACCTGGAAAGCGAAGGAGTTAAGGTCAGCATAAAGAGGGGGATGGTGGGCTGTCAGCCGGTAGCGGAGGCTGTCTCCTCCCCGGCGCAGGAGCCTGCTGCCGCACCGCCGAAAGAAGATAAAGGGGCGGCGGTTGACGTCATCGAGGTGCGGGCGCCCATGGTTGGCACCTTTTACCGGGCACCGGCCCCGGATGCACCGCCCTTTGTGGAAATAGGGACCCGAGTAAAGCCGGGGCAGACTCTATGCATCATCGAGGCCATGAAGCTGATGAATGAAATTACGGCGGATGCGCCGGGCCGGGTTATAGAAATCCTGGTGGAAAACGGGCAGCCGGTGGAATACGGGCAAATACTTTTCCGGCTAGCAAAGGAGTAGTGGGCGGTGTTTAAGAAGGTTTTGATTGCCAACCGGGGGGAAATCGCCGTCCGGATCATCCGCGCCTGCCGGGAGCTGGAAATAGAAACGGTCGCCGTCTTTTCTGAAGCCGATAGAGATGCCCTGCACGTTAAGCTGGCCGATGAGGCCGTTTGCATCGGGCCCGCGCCGGCGGGCCGGAGCTACCTCAATATCCCCAACATCATTGCCGCCGCCCAGGTGACAGGGGCGGATGCCGTCCACCCCGGTTACGGTTTCCTGGCGGAGAACGCCTACTTTGCCGAGATGTGCGCGACTTCGGGTTTAACCTTTATAGGCCCGTCGCCCCGGGCTATCCAGCTTATGGGTGACAAGGCCAAAGCCAGGAGCACCATGCTCGCGGCCGGAGTGCCCGTAGTGCCGGGGTCCGAAGGGGTGGTAGGGAATGTGGAGGAAGCCCTGGCTATAGCCCGGGAGATCGGTTATCCCGTTCTGGTGAAGGCGGCTGCAGGAGGCGGCGGTCGGGGCATGCGGGTGGCCCAGAACCCGGCAGAGCTCCGCCAGGCCGTCCAGATGGCCCGCCAGGAAGCGGAGGCCGCCTTCGGCAATGCCCAGATTTACCTGGAAAAGTATATCGAAGAACCTCGGCACGTAGAGTTTCAGATTCTGGGCGACACCCACGGGAATATTATCCACCTGGGGGAAAGGGATTGCTCCCTGCAACGCCGGCACCAGAAGGTCCTGGAGGAAGCGCCCTCGACGGCCCTCACCGCCGAGTTGCGCCGG
Coding sequences:
- a CDS encoding CD1247 N-terminal domain-containing protein; this translates as MKDLRRRVAYLQGLVAGLQLEDNKEGRVLKEIISLLEDITEAIHDLHEDYEELEEYLEDIDEDLYDLEREAYADDLEEEEDEGEEDEEGDYVEVECPQCHEIVCFDADVLDDEEVVEVTCPNCNAVVFVNEEDKGEPADREKGEQGDTEDI
- the spoIIIAA gene encoding stage III sporulation protein AA — protein: MTTCRPPWSETPPAPAGVAEVLDILPPHLKEILFKLPRALQESLEEIRLRSNRPLHVRWLGGEGWIDVRGKPTAVAGEAYQVKPQDLRHAVQALTDNSLYAWENELRSGYVTVKGGHRVGLVGEAVVEKGEVRTLKNIGALNIRLARSVVGCSRPLLPYLIRENGRPYHILLLSPPRCGKTTLLRDLVRSFSIGVPELGMRGLNVGVVDERSEIAGCYQGIPQLDVGPRTDVLDRCPKVSGLLMLVRSMGPDVVATDEVGRPAELEALQEVLHSGVTLLASVHASTLEELKGRPGWTPLLEQGVWERLVVLGRSLGPGTVEAVLSGKDGRPVLVGPLRLTPASVNVGGKKVC
- the spoIIIAB gene encoding stage III sporulation protein SpoIIIAB, producing MLKLTGAGLVILSCGFLGLGLAQAYFTRPRELRTLSAALKMLETEIVFTATPLPLALARISGRLEEPVTLLFRVTARLLQEERGLPAAEAWEQGLEALREKSSLTPADLDILRVLGQGLGASGREDQAKNLELARQHLHRQLAAAEEDANRQGRMWRTLGFLLGAALALLMC
- the spoIIIAC gene encoding stage III sporulation protein AC → MLGVDVSLIFRLAALAIIITIFYTFLKQAGRDEYAYMTLLAGLAIALLWVIPVIMELFNAVRAVFQLY
- the spoIIIAD gene encoding stage III sporulation protein AD: MEIFQIVGLGLTATLIIVVIRQAHALETALLISLVVGAVIFLLLVDRIGAVIRVLTDLSDRAGINRFYLTTVLKIIGIAYVGEFGAQVCRDAGENAVASKVELAAKVLIMVLAIPIIVAILESIVKLLP
- the spoIIIAE gene encoding stage III sporulation protein AE, which encodes MKTRILPVVFFIAFLLIYPLPGDAEEIIPVLKEEENRVASALDKYLEEQVQSLNIDSLDRYLRELEREVGYYMPSLSWSQVWENLRRGELPVHPTELIEGLGRYFLRELWAGVKLLSQLVILAVAAAVLQNLQASLGGSAGRLAHGIVFLALAGMALASFTLALQSAGQAIDRMVSFFQSLLPMLVTLLAASGGLTSSSLLHPVLLYSLTIANTLTRNTIFPLIYCGAVLGVVGQISDRFQIGRLAGLLRQLSLALLSLMLTVFTGVLSVYGIAGSVVDGVGLKTAEFATSTFVPVVGKILSDAVTTVAGTTLLLKSAVGLSGVIVISFLAAFPMIKIVSLALIFRVAAALVQPFGEDRLSDALEGMGGALLLIFACLIAVALMFYLAIGVVVLLGNVVVALRG
- a CDS encoding stage III sporulation protein AF — protein: MLQVIGEIVRQVALIAILAGLLEMMLPQQTMNRYVRLVLGLFVLVAILSPLAEKFGRGQALEVMAWDFRPGSIEEKVETLAPSSSWQGAPGDAAMAIFRERLGSQMRALIAFIPGVREAEVEVEVEGTPEDLARAKISSVEVTVEWESSARPEEEKPAGGTGEEGSHVAGLPAAPATEEELVARIKQTLAFFYGLDPGVITVRGR
- a CDS encoding SpoIIIAH-like family protein, which produces MRKIKINDKMRVLIALVLTFGVLAYLVQGEQEMAKPGGTGLPSEGPAQQAAEESAAGAAASAGSSSTSEDWNIKAEEILEDAANKAGKGDAAFFVEYRLERDRRRSQQIELLKQIVDNPNATGEGKQEAQKRLVDLTQQMDLELQLEKLIVAKGYQEAAVFIQPNAVNVIVMADQFTAEDAYKIGDLVSRSTGRPREQISIIPRQ
- the accB gene encoding acetyl-CoA carboxylase biotin carboxyl carrier protein, which codes for MAGVRITDTTLRDGHQSLWATRMSLQDMLPILEKLDSVGYHSLEVWGGATFDVCLRYLDEDPWERLRTIKRYVKRTPLQMLLRGQSLVGYQHYPDDVVAAFIGRSVANGIDIIRIFDALNDLRNMEVPIRVAKKEGAHVQGTVVYTISPVHTTEHYLQVARELEGMGVDSICIKDMAGLLTPFAAYELVKLFKENLKVPVQLHSHYIGGLALGAYLEAARAGVDVVDTASVPLAFGASQPPVETIVRALAGTPYDTGLDLHLLFEIAKYFDDLRRELGYERGVTRITDMWVFQHQVPGGMISNLVNQLKEQKAAHRINEVLEEIPRVRAELGYPPLVTPTSQIVGIQAVLNVLLGERYKVVPEEVKNYVRGLYGRPPAPISEEIKRRVIGDEEPVEGRPADYLEPRMEEARREIGDLAESEEDVVSYALFPQVARKFLENRRAGKLNPGRRPVLQQGVKVNKEVKAGMDLKEITQLIKALEETGVTELNLESEGVKVSIKRGMVGCQPVAEAVSSPAQEPAAAPPKEDKGAAVDVIEVRAPMVGTFYRAPAPDAPPFVEIGTRVKPGQTLCIIEAMKLMNEITADAPGRVIEILVENGQPVEYGQILFRLAKE
- the accC gene encoding acetyl-CoA carboxylase biotin carboxylase subunit, with translation MFKKVLIANRGEIAVRIIRACRELEIETVAVFSEADRDALHVKLADEAVCIGPAPAGRSYLNIPNIIAAAQVTGADAVHPGYGFLAENAYFAEMCATSGLTFIGPSPRAIQLMGDKAKARSTMLAAGVPVVPGSEGVVGNVEEALAIAREIGYPVLVKAAAGGGGRGMRVAQNPAELRQAVQMARQEAEAAFGNAQIYLEKYIEEPRHVEFQILGDTHGNIIHLGERDCSLQRRHQKVLEEAPSTALTAELRRTMGEVAVRAAAAVEYFSAGTVEFLLDKYGNYYFIEMNTRIQVEHPVTEEVTGIDLVKEQILIAAGEKLSYRQEDVQIQGHALECRINAEDPARNFRPTPGRVQQFHPPGGFGVRVDTALYPGYEIPPYYDSLIAKVIAWAPSRDEAIARMRGALQEMVVEGVTTTIPFHLRIMDNAFFRRGEVYTNFIQRRLVGG